The Leptospira brenneri genome includes a window with the following:
- a CDS encoding M48 family metallopeptidase encodes MFQNQTFTSRYFDGVSAVPEEGTVLIHGNSIEFSSGNTAHKLIISQFSEFNLTHNGCKFTLLPDEVRESPVLEIFCLKEEAKKLESIWIQTKKSQSHSHAFFYSIREMNPFVLGVLSILIVGIIGFFYFKGLELVINFIPISMDKSLGESVQMKMDAQFEACNTKATDKFFAEALKKVVPKGSPHKFSVSVIGSTMPNAFALSNGKIYFFSGLLNDAKSQEEVIGVLAHEIAHVEKRHHMRNLVKAGGTSLAISLVVGPGLGNMEFLETFTELGSTILVLKFSRDFETEADITSIEYLKNQNISTSGLLTFFQRMQELEKEMTKSEENPKDANAKDDQIVTRSITDFLSTHPATEERMKTLKSLIQSGKKGSIKKIVSDKTWKEVQSVCLDLKKSDSN; translated from the coding sequence TTGTTTCAAAATCAAACATTTACATCCCGATATTTTGACGGAGTATCAGCGGTTCCTGAAGAAGGAACCGTTCTGATCCACGGGAACTCAATCGAGTTTTCTTCTGGGAACACTGCCCACAAACTGATCATCTCCCAATTTTCAGAATTCAATTTGACGCATAACGGCTGCAAGTTCACACTTCTGCCCGACGAAGTAAGGGAAAGCCCAGTTTTAGAAATTTTTTGTTTGAAAGAAGAAGCAAAAAAACTAGAATCCATTTGGATCCAAACAAAAAAATCCCAAAGTCATTCTCATGCATTTTTCTACTCGATTCGAGAAATGAATCCCTTTGTTCTCGGGGTTTTATCCATTCTCATTGTTGGTATCATTGGTTTTTTCTATTTTAAAGGGTTGGAACTAGTCATAAACTTCATTCCTATTTCTATGGACAAATCACTTGGTGAATCTGTGCAAATGAAAATGGACGCACAGTTTGAGGCATGTAACACCAAAGCTACTGACAAATTCTTTGCAGAGGCCTTAAAGAAAGTTGTACCAAAAGGTAGCCCCCACAAATTCTCTGTTTCTGTGATTGGTTCCACAATGCCGAATGCATTTGCTCTCTCCAATGGAAAAATTTATTTTTTTTCAGGTTTGTTGAATGATGCCAAATCACAAGAAGAAGTCATCGGTGTTTTGGCTCATGAAATAGCACATGTGGAAAAAAGACACCATATGAGAAACTTAGTGAAAGCAGGAGGAACTTCGCTTGCGATTAGTTTGGTGGTAGGTCCCGGACTTGGAAATATGGAATTTTTAGAAACATTTACTGAACTTGGATCCACAATTTTAGTTTTAAAGTTTTCTAGGGATTTTGAAACCGAAGCAGACATTACTTCCATTGAATATTTAAAAAATCAAAATATTTCGACTTCTGGTCTCTTAACATTTTTCCAAAGGATGCAAGAACTAGAAAAAGAAATGACTAAGTCAGAAGAGAACCCAAAAGATGCAAATGCGAAAGACGATCAAATCGTAACAAGATCAATTACTGATTTCCTAAGTACCCATCCTGCCACAGAAGAAAGGATGAAAACTCTGAAATCTTTAATTCAATCTGGTAAAAAGGGTTCCATCAAAAAAATAGTCTCTGATAAAACTTGGAAAGAAGTTCAGTCGGTTTGTTTAGATCTTAAAAAATCTGATTCTAACTGA
- a CDS encoding glycosyltransferase family 4 protein, translating to MAKILIITARFLEHASGGAEKLAYDYASLLSESNEVTVCTSAARDYVTWKNELPTGETKENSIRILRFPVTQTRNMNKMNRILNQCLEKGDSVSDKEQFEFLKEQGPYCPSLVDYISKEQNSYDLAILIGYLYYPVVACIPNLKLPFVIVPTFHDEPPFRLPIYHKTYSNQYLYSFNAPEEMSVYEVYTKQKVSSYFLIGTYINDNLVNVNDKNSNPNTTQLITIGRIEPAKGYPELFEHFQDWKSFSHRTDVTIKSLGSVASMEVPIDPFITFTGFVSEEKKISEIQNSFLLLNPSAYESFSISIMEAWIQEKTVLVNAKSSVMRGHCLRSQGGLYYSDSLSFQRTLDFLLDNREISKRMGKNGREYVLANFSKEVIRQKLNQMVSKLLD from the coding sequence ATGGCAAAAATTCTAATCATCACTGCCCGGTTTTTAGAACATGCTTCCGGTGGGGCAGAAAAATTGGCTTACGACTATGCATCCCTGCTTTCAGAATCAAATGAGGTGACTGTTTGTACATCCGCTGCTCGAGACTATGTAACTTGGAAAAATGAATTACCTACAGGAGAAACCAAAGAAAATTCGATTCGAATCCTTCGTTTTCCCGTAACCCAAACAAGAAACATGAATAAGATGAACCGTATTCTGAATCAATGTTTGGAAAAGGGGGATTCCGTCTCAGACAAAGAACAATTTGAATTTTTAAAAGAACAAGGACCTTATTGCCCGAGCCTAGTTGATTACATTTCTAAAGAACAAAACTCGTATGACTTAGCAATTTTGATTGGATACCTTTATTATCCCGTTGTTGCATGTATCCCTAATCTAAAGTTACCGTTTGTCATCGTTCCTACATTCCATGACGAACCACCATTTCGTCTTCCCATCTACCATAAAACATATTCCAATCAGTATCTATATAGTTTTAATGCACCCGAGGAAATGTCGGTTTATGAAGTTTACACAAAACAAAAAGTCAGTTCCTACTTTTTAATCGGAACCTATATCAATGATAATTTAGTAAATGTAAATGATAAAAACTCAAATCCAAATACAACTCAGTTGATAACTATAGGCCGGATTGAACCTGCAAAAGGATATCCAGAACTATTTGAACATTTTCAAGATTGGAAAAGTTTTTCTCATAGAACGGATGTTACCATTAAATCACTGGGTTCAGTTGCTTCCATGGAAGTACCAATAGATCCATTCATTACTTTTACAGGTTTTGTCAGCGAAGAAAAAAAGATATCAGAAATCCAAAATTCTTTTCTTCTCCTCAATCCATCTGCCTATGAAAGTTTTTCCATTTCCATTATGGAAGCTTGGATTCAAGAAAAAACAGTACTCGTGAACGCAAAATCATCTGTTATGCGAGGACATTGTTTACGAAGCCAAGGTGGACTTTATTATTCTGATTCTCTTTCTTTCCAAAGAACTTTGGATTTTTTATTAGATAACCGCGAAATCTCCAAACGAATGGGAAAAAATGGAAGAGAATATGTTTTGGCAAATTTTAGTAAAGAAGTGATTCGTCAAAAACTAAACCAAATGGTTAGTAAACTACTCGATTGA
- a CDS encoding YjgN family protein — protein MSNTRLQYHATGGQLFILLLKNMFLTVVTLGIYSFWARTNVQKFMAENLEWAGERFSFHGTGKERFIGFLKAAGIFIVLYIGIYIIQYILTFIPIPYFSLIVGSLLTLSLFLGLVPIIVVGGRRYLTSRTGYRNLRFGFDGKILEVAKLYGKGILLTAITLGIYYPWFFAEKEAYLQSKTRYGNTNFGFSAEGKEIFFLYLKGFLLSIVTFGIYYSWFLADIQNYIWNRTSFQGKNFRSDITGGKIFVNFIIAYLIILFTLGIGFAWAVVRLTKLFIESVSLEAEVDFSTISAQPDTTANATAEGLEALAETLEAFLS, from the coding sequence ATGAGCAATACGAGACTACAATACCACGCAACGGGAGGACAACTCTTCATCCTACTACTGAAGAATATGTTCCTAACCGTAGTAACTTTAGGCATTTATAGCTTTTGGGCTAGAACCAATGTTCAAAAATTTATGGCAGAAAATTTGGAATGGGCTGGGGAACGTTTTTCCTTTCACGGAACAGGAAAAGAACGATTCATTGGTTTTCTCAAAGCAGCAGGGATATTCATAGTTCTTTATATTGGAATTTACATCATTCAATATATCCTAACTTTCATTCCCATCCCTTACTTTTCACTAATCGTTGGGTCTCTTCTGACCTTATCATTATTTTTGGGATTAGTTCCTATCATCGTGGTTGGTGGAAGGAGATACCTCACTTCCCGTACTGGATACAGAAACCTCCGTTTTGGATTTGATGGAAAAATTTTGGAAGTTGCGAAACTGTACGGAAAAGGAATTCTTCTAACAGCCATTACGTTAGGAATTTATTACCCTTGGTTTTTCGCAGAAAAAGAAGCTTATTTACAAAGCAAAACTAGATACGGAAATACAAATTTTGGATTTTCTGCAGAAGGAAAGGAAATATTTTTCCTCTATTTAAAAGGATTCCTTTTGAGCATCGTAACTTTTGGGATCTATTACTCTTGGTTTTTAGCAGATATTCAAAACTACATTTGGAACAGAACTAGTTTCCAAGGGAAAAATTTCCGCTCCGATATCACCGGGGGTAAAATTTTTGTGAATTTTATCATCGCTTATTTGATCATCCTATTTACTTTAGGAATTGGATTTGCTTGGGCTGTTGTCCGATTGACCAAACTATTTATTGAGTCAGTCAGTTTAGAGGCAGAGGTTGATTTCTCTACCATTTCAGCACAACCAGATACGACTGCAAATGCTACCGCGGAAGGTTTGGAAGCACTAGCAGAAACTTTGGAAGCCTTCCTATCATAA
- a CDS encoding glycosyltransferase family 4 protein codes for MNIHQFSAGFQLGDAISQEMLEIKRLLAKEGYSGKIFAENVFSYDRKHAEKITKAKIKPHDVLVYHHSIHSDVLDFVLKFPNKKILIYHNVTPEDFFSGYDLKFSYLLRKGREDLEIIRNHFHHSFAVSHFNLGELQELGFKHARLLQLHLNFQKWKDVPRDFKLKSFDHPSFLFVGRIAPNKRQDDLIRFARTWKSKMGNQFSMRMLGFCNPNQQSYLDELNFMIHHLDLAEEVKIIPYVDELMLKKIYSESNMFLSMSEHEGFCVPLMEAIYFHLPVVAFSAGAVPETLGNCGILFESKNFDSIVSQVDSVFRKSDFRNSIIGAQNIRLDEYLQSTSILPLLEVART; via the coding sequence ATGAACATACATCAATTTTCTGCAGGATTCCAATTGGGTGACGCTATCTCTCAAGAAATGTTAGAGATAAAACGTCTACTGGCAAAAGAAGGATATAGCGGAAAGATTTTTGCCGAGAATGTTTTTTCTTATGATAGAAAACACGCAGAAAAAATTACCAAAGCAAAAATCAAACCCCATGATGTATTGGTTTACCACCATTCCATTCATAGCGATGTTTTAGATTTTGTTTTAAAATTTCCAAACAAAAAAATTCTAATTTATCATAATGTAACGCCTGAGGATTTTTTCTCAGGTTATGATCTTAAATTTTCTTATTTATTACGCAAAGGTCGCGAGGATTTAGAGATCATTCGAAATCATTTTCATCATTCCTTTGCCGTTTCTCATTTTAACCTGGGTGAACTACAAGAACTTGGATTTAAACACGCAAGGTTACTTCAGTTGCATCTTAACTTTCAAAAGTGGAAGGATGTTCCAAGAGATTTCAAATTAAAATCATTTGATCATCCATCTTTTTTATTTGTTGGTCGCATTGCACCGAATAAACGACAAGACGATTTAATCCGTTTTGCAAGAACTTGGAAATCAAAAATGGGAAACCAGTTTTCTATGAGAATGTTAGGTTTTTGTAATCCAAACCAACAATCATATTTAGATGAACTCAATTTTATGATCCACCACTTGGATCTCGCAGAAGAAGTAAAAATAATTCCATATGTAGATGAACTGATGTTAAAAAAAATCTACTCTGAAAGTAATATGTTTTTATCGATGAGTGAACATGAAGGTTTTTGTGTCCCTCTAATGGAGGCGATCTATTTTCATCTACCAGTGGTTGCCTTTTCTGCGGGAGCCGTTCCCGAAACTTTGGGTAATTGTGGAATTTTGTTTGAATCCAAAAATTTTGATTCTATTGTTTCTCAAGTAGACTCTGTATTTAGAAAATCAGATTTCCGAAATTCAATCATTGGAGCACAAAACATAAGATTAGATGAATATTTGCAATCAACAAGTATCCTTCCCCTTTTGGAAGTAGCAAGAACTTAG
- a CDS encoding glycosyltransferase family 4 protein, translating to MNVFQHLDELKDSDGVGNDAIGLSEIFISLGYKSHFITRLERKGKPLQSEFHLVNSFQYPTSQEDIHILHYGGAGYPYQLFQNLPGRKILRFHNITPASFYRDTTTPDIFSAMEKFESLSYLEIASLSIICDSIWCDSEFNFQTISGYQFKNPYVIPICKSYDLKHETEWKSRNHSLVFVGRYSPQKKWEDLIELFSYWIEEFPNANCLCVGSVIGAFDGYFDKLTETVRKFELEGKVKFLTGKTDSEVISILRESGAFVSMSEHEGFCLPILEAFGSGIPVFAFAKGAIPGTMKGAGVLFDAKNFPKIVKQMKENLFDREKRTSLISHQYEVLETYNQFPFREVITEILNTGIQ from the coding sequence ATGAATGTTTTTCAACATTTAGATGAACTAAAGGATTCTGATGGTGTTGGAAATGATGCAATCGGTCTTTCAGAAATTTTTATTTCTTTAGGATACAAATCACATTTTATTACAAGATTGGAAAGAAAAGGAAAACCATTACAAAGTGAGTTCCACTTAGTAAATTCTTTTCAATATCCAACATCACAAGAAGACATTCATATTTTACATTATGGTGGAGCTGGTTACCCTTACCAACTATTCCAGAATTTACCCGGCCGAAAAATCTTAAGATTTCACAACATAACACCTGCTTCTTTTTATCGAGATACTACAACTCCCGATATCTTTTCAGCGATGGAAAAATTTGAATCTTTGTCGTATTTAGAAATCGCAAGTTTATCAATTATTTGTGATTCCATTTGGTGTGATTCAGAATTCAATTTCCAAACAATTTCAGGATACCAATTTAAAAATCCCTATGTCATTCCTATTTGTAAATCTTATGATCTAAAACATGAAACAGAATGGAAATCGAGAAATCATTCTTTGGTATTTGTAGGAAGATATTCTCCTCAAAAAAAATGGGAGGATTTGATTGAACTTTTTTCTTATTGGATAGAAGAATTTCCTAATGCAAATTGTCTTTGCGTTGGTTCTGTGATAGGGGCTTTTGATGGTTATTTTGACAAATTAACAGAAACGGTTCGAAAATTTGAATTAGAAGGTAAGGTAAAGTTTTTAACAGGAAAAACGGATTCAGAAGTGATTTCGATCTTAAGAGAATCGGGAGCTTTTGTATCAATGAGCGAACACGAAGGTTTTTGTTTGCCAATCTTAGAAGCATTTGGTTCTGGAATTCCTGTATTTGCTTTTGCAAAAGGAGCCATTCCTGGCACCATGAAAGGAGCAGGAGTTCTCTTTGATGCCAAGAATTTTCCAAAGATCGTAAAACAAATGAAAGAGAATTTATTCGATAGAGAAAAACGAACTTCCTTGATTTCCCACCAATACGAAGTATTGGAAACATATAATCAGTTTCCTTTTCGAGAAGTGATTACAGAAATTCTGAATACTGGTATCCAATGA
- a CDS encoding LIC_11321 family protein, with product MGKEKYFLSIRNTVCTIELNSRFLEESLNLCMIRPVYQYRMRTMFFLFLFSLVFVSERMADSRQELPPTLGDLKGQDKSVRQPPDRKDKKGCCKIKYPAGGYDFFLATEDDCRASLYFDRFLGENNTLCFRWEGE from the coding sequence ATGGGTAAAGAAAAATATTTCCTATCCATTAGAAATACAGTTTGTACCATTGAACTTAACTCAAGATTTTTAGAGGAATCACTGAACTTGTGTATGATTAGGCCCGTCTATCAGTATAGAATGCGAACTATGTTCTTCCTATTTTTATTTTCTTTGGTTTTTGTATCGGAAAGGATGGCTGACTCAAGGCAAGAATTGCCCCCCACTCTGGGAGATCTAAAGGGCCAAGATAAATCGGTCCGCCAACCTCCGGACCGTAAGGATAAAAAAGGATGTTGTAAAATTAAATATCCTGCCGGTGGTTATGATTTCTTTCTTGCGACAGAAGATGATTGCCGTGCTAGTTTATACTTTGACAGATTTCTGGGAGAAAATAACACTCTATGCTTTCGGTGGGAAGGGGAATAG
- a CDS encoding LIC_10202 family protein has product MEDKKKFNPSPFVEVRDPQLNVSELVQKIESKIPLDPNQAPNWLELTKISYKPESPQGFRKFDPAGTAHLFEKGISSPKFSNPKFWFIKGPIKYLINRLISVYGLIDKKLSENRIRAFFSVLHELVRLGKRIEQIENRFDGFYRDHLLNASSDELPNFGWAINSYFTDAGSNPTWKVALEDFSKDNEITVLFPEWGDILKQLSIQKIPFQCITSHENEFQFIQSKITATVKLEKKLFPLNSILSPSTDVLVYLPLNRFPSFWIERIFAEVSNSLSHGRHLYFSVSTKPTDANRPFRDLQVSEIDLELLPNYLETLGFKQVRDLSTTEETKIYRYTKLNT; this is encoded by the coding sequence GTGGAAGACAAAAAGAAATTCAATCCCTCCCCCTTTGTCGAAGTCCGAGACCCACAGCTAAATGTATCGGAATTGGTTCAAAAAATCGAATCCAAGATCCCACTCGACCCAAACCAAGCACCCAACTGGTTAGAACTCACTAAAATCAGTTACAAACCAGAATCACCACAAGGATTTCGAAAATTTGACCCGGCAGGTACTGCTCATCTTTTTGAAAAAGGGATTTCTAGTCCCAAGTTCTCAAACCCAAAGTTCTGGTTTATCAAAGGCCCAATTAAATATCTGATCAATCGCCTAATTTCCGTTTATGGATTAATCGACAAAAAACTATCAGAGAACCGAATTAGAGCATTTTTTTCCGTTCTCCATGAACTAGTTCGTTTGGGAAAAAGAATAGAACAAATTGAAAACCGCTTTGATGGATTTTATAGAGACCATTTATTAAATGCTTCATCCGATGAGTTGCCTAACTTTGGTTGGGCGATCAATTCTTATTTTACAGACGCGGGTTCCAACCCCACTTGGAAAGTTGCTTTAGAAGATTTTTCAAAAGACAATGAAATCACAGTTTTGTTTCCTGAATGGGGTGATATTCTAAAACAACTTTCGATTCAAAAAATTCCCTTTCAGTGCATCACTTCTCATGAAAACGAATTCCAATTTATCCAAAGTAAAATTACCGCCACTGTAAAATTGGAAAAAAAACTATTCCCACTAAATTCAATCTTAAGTCCATCTACAGACGTTTTGGTTTATTTACCTCTCAACAGGTTTCCTTCATTTTGGATCGAAAGAATATTTGCTGAGGTTTCGAATTCACTGAGTCATGGCAGACATTTGTACTTCTCCGTCTCCACTAAACCAACTGACGCCAATCGACCGTTCCGCGATCTACAAGTTTCTGAAATTGATTTGGAATTACTCCCTAATTATTTAGAAACCCTTGGTTTTAAACAAGTTCGAGATCTTTCAACAACGGAAGAGACGAAAATTTATAGATACACAAAACTTAATACATGA
- a CDS encoding GDP-mannose 4,6-dehydratase, which yields MKKKHILVTGASGFVGSYLLPALESQGESQIHSFQGDIRDRETVTRNLEEVQPDTLIHLAAQAFVPIAIENPWETEEINVRGTLNLLESLHRLQRPCKMLYVSSADVYGKQNLSLLPLKESFLPNPVNPYAGSKLAAESYCRQYAQYSPYVSVVIARPFNHIGIGQRKEFVIPNFCTQIIEAKHRGNSVIAVGDLEPTRDFSHVEDIVSGYLTLIEKGESGEIYNICSGEERSIRYMLEELVKFSGAKIRFEVDPNRVRASETSKVYGDNSKLKALGWKNKHSLSETLKQIYDQLESDFLRSKQTD from the coding sequence ATGAAAAAAAAACATATTTTAGTCACCGGAGCCAGCGGATTTGTAGGAAGTTACCTACTTCCTGCTCTTGAATCCCAGGGTGAATCACAAATCCACTCTTTCCAAGGTGACATTCGTGACCGAGAAACCGTCACAAGAAATCTAGAAGAAGTTCAACCCGATACGCTCATCCATTTAGCTGCCCAAGCTTTTGTTCCCATCGCCATTGAAAACCCTTGGGAAACAGAAGAAATCAATGTTCGGGGGACATTGAATCTACTCGAGTCCTTACACCGATTGCAGAGACCTTGCAAAATGTTGTATGTTTCTTCTGCAGATGTTTACGGAAAACAAAACCTTTCTCTCCTTCCTTTAAAAGAATCTTTTTTGCCAAACCCAGTGAATCCTTATGCGGGCAGTAAGCTAGCTGCTGAATCTTATTGCCGTCAGTATGCACAGTATAGTCCTTACGTTTCCGTGGTGATTGCGAGACCTTTCAATCATATAGGAATTGGACAACGTAAGGAATTTGTGATTCCGAACTTTTGTACCCAGATCATCGAAGCCAAACACAGAGGAAACTCGGTCATCGCGGTTGGTGATTTAGAACCTACTCGAGACTTTTCTCATGTAGAAGATATTGTCAGCGGGTATTTGACCCTAATTGAAAAGGGAGAGTCGGGAGAAATTTATAATATTTGTTCTGGGGAAGAGCGAAGTATCCGTTATATGTTGGAAGAATTAGTTAAGTTTTCTGGTGCAAAGATTCGGTTTGAAGTTGACCCGAATCGGGTACGTGCATCTGAAACATCTAAGGTTTACGGTGACAATTCCAAACTAAAAGCCCTTGGTTGGAAAAACAAACATAGTTTAAGCGAAACTCTGAAACAGATTTATGATCAGTTAGAATCAGATTTTTTAAGATCTAAACAAACCGACTGA